Proteins encoded within one genomic window of Mycolicibacterium aubagnense:
- a CDS encoding SigB/SigF/SigG family RNA polymerase sigma factor: MTAEYADVLEMFRQLRNVTEDSAEYLEQRDAIIERCLPLADHIARRFEGKGEARDDLLQVARIGLINAVKRFDVEMGSDFASFAVPTIMGELRRHFRDNSWSVKVPRRMKELHLQIGSATAEMSQRLGRAPTASELAAELNIDRDEVLDGLMAGSSYKTTSIDGAAGSEERPALAETLGDVDPGLEKVEYREALRPLLAELPERERTVLVLRFFESMTQSQIAAKVGISQMHVSRLLAKTLAQLREKLE, translated from the coding sequence GTGACGGCGGAGTATGCGGACGTTCTCGAGATGTTCCGTCAGCTCCGGAACGTCACCGAGGACTCAGCGGAATACCTCGAGCAGCGGGACGCGATCATCGAGCGCTGTTTGCCGTTGGCCGATCACATTGCGCGGCGCTTCGAGGGCAAGGGCGAAGCACGCGATGACTTGCTGCAGGTCGCGCGCATCGGCCTCATCAACGCGGTGAAGCGTTTCGACGTCGAGATGGGTTCGGACTTCGCGTCTTTCGCGGTTCCCACGATCATGGGAGAGCTCCGCCGCCACTTCCGTGACAACAGCTGGTCGGTGAAAGTCCCGCGGCGGATGAAAGAGCTGCATCTGCAGATCGGCTCGGCTACCGCCGAGATGTCGCAACGCCTCGGGCGCGCGCCCACCGCGTCCGAACTGGCCGCAGAACTGAATATCGACCGCGATGAGGTGTTGGACGGTCTGATGGCCGGGAGCTCCTACAAAACCACCTCGATCGATGGTGCTGCGGGCAGCGAGGAGCGCCCAGCTCTTGCGGAGACACTGGGCGACGTCGACCCCGGGCTGGAGAAGGTCGAGTATCGCGAGGCGCTCCGGCCGCTGCTGGCCGAACTGCCGGAACGCGAGCGGACCGTGCTGGTGCTGCGATTCTTCGAGTCGATGACGCAGTCCCAGATCGCCGCCAAGGTGGGCATATCCCAGATGCACGTATCGCGGCTACTGGCGAAAACCCTGGCCCAGCTTCGGGAGAAGTTGGAGTAG
- a CDS encoding response regulator, translating into MTAPRDSRAIDILLIEDDAGDELITREAFADNKIKNVLHVARDGEEGLDFLYRRGAHTRAPRPDLILLDLNLPKYDGRQLLEKVKSDIELCDIPIVVLTTSSAQDDILRSYKLHANAYVTKPVDLEQFLSAVRQIDEFFVQVVRLPRG; encoded by the coding sequence GTGACAGCGCCGCGCGACAGCCGAGCGATCGACATCTTGTTGATCGAAGACGATGCGGGGGACGAGTTGATCACCCGGGAAGCCTTTGCGGACAACAAGATCAAAAATGTTCTGCATGTCGCCCGCGATGGCGAGGAGGGCCTGGACTTCCTGTATCGACGCGGTGCCCACACGCGTGCGCCGCGACCGGACCTGATCCTGCTCGACTTGAATCTGCCGAAGTACGACGGACGGCAGTTGCTCGAAAAGGTCAAGTCGGACATCGAACTGTGCGATATCCCCATCGTCGTGCTCACCACGTCATCGGCGCAGGATGACATCTTGCGCAGCTACAAACTGCACGCCAACGCCTACGTGACCAAGCCGGTCGATCTCGAGCAGTTCTTGAGTGCGGTGCGCCAGATCGATGAATTCTTTGTTCAGGTGGTCCGGCTGCCGCGGGGTTGA
- the mbp1 gene encoding microaggregate-binding protein 1, which produces MSENNKTGPEEAVRGVVEGVKGKAKEVIGTVVGRDDLVREGQAQQDKADGQRAAARKEAEAEAARAGAAAAEARERAEQQN; this is translated from the coding sequence ATGAGCGAGAACAACAAGACCGGACCCGAGGAAGCCGTCCGGGGTGTCGTCGAAGGGGTCAAGGGTAAGGCCAAGGAAGTCATCGGCACCGTAGTTGGCCGTGACGACCTGGTTCGCGAAGGCCAGGCCCAGCAGGACAAAGCAGACGGGCAGCGCGCGGCGGCCAGGAAGGAAGCCGAGGCCGAGGCGGCGCGCGCCGGGGCGGCGGCCGCTGAGGCGCGGGAACGAGCAGAACAGCAAAACTGA
- the glgX gene encoding glycogen debranching protein GlgX yields the protein MTESVSSKDAGPGRTEVWPGKAYPLGATYDGVGTNFALFSEAAERVELCLFDDDGAETRVVLPEVDGFIWHGFLPDVVPGQRYGYRVHGPYDPAAGQRCSPNKLLIDPYAKAIDGAFLWNQTLFAYNFGDEDSRNDDDSAAGMPKSVVINPYFDWGTDRPPQRAYADSVIYEAHVKGLTQRHPDVPERDRGTYAGVAHPAIIDHLKSLGVTAVELMPVHHFANDSVLIDRGLSNYWGYNTIGFFAPDPKYTSGVTAGGQVQEFKAMVRALHQADIEVILDVVYNHTAEGNHLGPTLSFRGIDNAAYYRLVDGEQKFYMDYTGTGNSLNAGHPHALQLIMDSLRYWVTEMHVDGFRFDLASTLAREFYDVDRLSTFFEMVQQDPVISQVKLIAEPWDVGPGGYQVGNFPPQWTEWNGKYRDAVRDFWRGEESTLGEFASRLTGSADLYEHTSRRPVASINFVTAHDGFTLRDLVSYNEKHNEANGDDNTDGESNNRSWNCGVEGRTDDPGIEMLRRRQQRNFLATTLLSQGVPMICHGDELGRTQGGNNNGYCQDNEITWVDWESADTELIEFVAGVAAIRTAHPVFRRRRFFTGRPVRARGSQDVPDVAFFTPSGSEMTDEDWNTAFGKSVAVYLNGRGIPDLDERGQRVVDDSFVLCFNAHDEAIEFTLPAEQFGSRWQLLLDTAGGLATVADEATPLAAEATVTVDGRALTVFRTLF from the coding sequence ATGACTGAGTCCGTCAGTTCGAAGGACGCCGGACCCGGCCGCACCGAGGTGTGGCCGGGCAAGGCATATCCGCTCGGAGCCACCTATGACGGCGTCGGAACCAACTTCGCACTCTTCAGTGAGGCCGCAGAGCGCGTCGAGTTGTGCCTGTTCGACGATGATGGCGCCGAAACGCGGGTGGTGCTGCCGGAAGTCGACGGATTCATCTGGCACGGCTTCCTCCCTGATGTCGTACCCGGACAGCGCTACGGCTATCGGGTCCACGGACCGTACGATCCGGCCGCCGGACAGCGCTGCAGCCCGAACAAGCTGCTCATCGATCCCTACGCCAAGGCGATCGACGGTGCATTCCTTTGGAATCAAACGCTTTTCGCATACAACTTCGGGGACGAAGACAGCCGCAACGACGACGACTCTGCCGCAGGCATGCCCAAGTCGGTGGTGATCAACCCGTACTTCGACTGGGGGACGGACCGGCCTCCGCAGCGGGCGTATGCAGACTCGGTGATCTACGAGGCCCACGTGAAGGGGCTCACGCAGCGTCATCCCGACGTTCCAGAGCGCGACCGCGGCACGTACGCGGGCGTCGCACATCCCGCGATCATCGACCACTTGAAGAGCCTCGGTGTCACTGCCGTCGAGTTGATGCCGGTGCACCACTTCGCCAACGACTCCGTACTGATCGACAGAGGGTTGTCGAACTACTGGGGATACAACACGATCGGGTTCTTCGCCCCGGATCCCAAATACACCTCCGGGGTGACCGCCGGCGGGCAGGTCCAAGAGTTCAAGGCCATGGTCCGCGCCCTGCACCAAGCGGACATCGAAGTGATCCTCGATGTGGTCTACAACCACACCGCGGAAGGCAACCATCTGGGCCCGACGCTGTCCTTCCGGGGCATCGACAACGCCGCCTACTACCGGCTGGTCGACGGGGAGCAGAAGTTCTACATGGACTACACGGGGACGGGCAACAGTCTCAATGCCGGTCATCCGCACGCGCTGCAACTGATCATGGATTCGTTGCGGTACTGGGTGACCGAGATGCACGTCGACGGTTTCCGCTTCGATCTGGCGTCGACGCTGGCGCGCGAGTTCTACGACGTGGACCGGCTCTCGACATTCTTCGAGATGGTCCAGCAGGATCCGGTCATCAGCCAGGTCAAGTTGATCGCCGAACCGTGGGATGTCGGACCTGGCGGCTATCAGGTCGGGAACTTCCCGCCGCAGTGGACGGAATGGAACGGCAAATACCGCGACGCCGTGCGTGACTTCTGGCGTGGTGAGGAGTCCACGCTCGGCGAGTTCGCCTCGCGCCTCACGGGGTCGGCGGACCTGTATGAGCACACCTCGCGCCGGCCGGTCGCCTCGATCAATTTCGTCACCGCCCATGACGGCTTCACACTGCGGGACCTGGTTTCCTACAACGAGAAACACAACGAGGCCAACGGTGACGACAACACCGACGGCGAATCGAACAACCGGTCCTGGAATTGTGGTGTGGAAGGGCGGACCGATGATCCCGGCATCGAGATGCTGCGTCGACGCCAGCAGCGCAATTTTCTGGCCACGACCCTCCTGAGCCAGGGCGTGCCCATGATTTGTCACGGAGACGAACTGGGGCGCACCCAAGGCGGCAACAACAACGGGTACTGCCAAGACAACGAAATCACCTGGGTCGACTGGGAATCCGCCGACACCGAGTTGATCGAGTTCGTCGCCGGCGTCGCGGCAATCCGCACAGCGCACCCGGTTTTCCGGCGTCGCCGGTTCTTCACCGGTCGGCCGGTGCGAGCCCGGGGCTCGCAGGACGTGCCGGACGTCGCCTTCTTCACCCCGAGCGGGTCGGAGATGACCGACGAAGATTGGAACACCGCCTTCGGCAAGTCCGTCGCCGTCTACCTCAACGGACGCGGCATACCAGACTTGGATGAGCGTGGGCAGCGGGTCGTCGACGACTCATTTGTGTTGTGTTTCAACGCTCACGACGAAGCCATCGAGTTCACCCTGCCGGCAGAACAATTCGGTTCGAGGTGGCAATTACTGCTCGATACCGCCGGTGGTCTGGCGACCGTGGCTGACGAGGCAACGCCGCTGGCGGCGGAGGCCACCGTCACGGTCGACGGCCGCGCCCTGACGGTGTTTCGAACCCTTTTCTGA
- a CDS encoding ATP-binding protein gives MASSDRSVELIVAASPESLAVLRTLVAAVAAFEDFDLDAIADIRLAVDEACTGLIRAAVPGSSLRVVVDPANDAVVIRASARCAVDDSRGGTVVKPDSFSWHVLNSLTDEVSTFADEQAIDGTQVLGVSLTSRRVSLQR, from the coding sequence ATGGCGTCGAGTGACCGGTCAGTTGAGTTGATCGTTGCGGCGTCTCCGGAAAGCCTGGCCGTCCTGCGGACGCTCGTGGCAGCGGTTGCCGCCTTCGAAGATTTCGATCTGGACGCCATCGCCGATATCCGGCTGGCGGTCGATGAGGCGTGTACCGGCCTGATCCGCGCCGCGGTGCCGGGGTCGAGCCTTCGGGTGGTCGTCGATCCGGCGAATGATGCTGTCGTGATTCGTGCTTCGGCGCGCTGCGCGGTCGATGACAGTCGCGGCGGCACGGTGGTCAAGCCGGACAGCTTCAGCTGGCACGTGCTCAACTCGCTGACCGATGAGGTGTCGACTTTTGCCGACGAGCAGGCTATCGACGGCACCCAGGTGCTGGGTGTTTCGTTGACCTCGAGACGAGTGAGTCTGCAGCGGTGA